One genomic window of Candidatus Hydrogenedentota bacterium includes the following:
- a CDS encoding FAD-dependent oxidoreductase yields the protein MIPLKRHPLECDILVAGGGPAGVPCAIAAARNGARVILCQDRPVLGGNASSEVRMHIVGANGTGHFDRGEEGRTEAREGGIIEEIRLENCVRNPQRSASMFDLILYEKCRAEPNLTLLLNTAVTGVAMEGGRIAAAIAERQSTEDAFYIQARLFIDCTGDGRLGVEAGARFMEGREDREAFGESLAQETADNKRLGSTILMQAKKHDRPMPFTAPPWARKFTRDDLKLRLYATPGEEEPTHEYGYWWAEYGGALDTIKDNEAIRDELLAIVLGIWDHVKNGPAGTPPGADPFEASHWALDWFGFLPGKRESRRFIGRHVLTQDDLMTSREFPDAIAYGGWSIDLHPPEGIDAPETEPCVQHPVPWLYDIPLSACVSTNVRNLLFAGRNISATHVAFASTRVMATCAVVGQGVGTAAAHAIARGLSLDALLESPENLRAIQQRLLRDDCFLVGRENADPLDRARTARVTASSEQPEGPATAVVSGQTRCVFGDRGAPPDRRQPGMHRWMSDPDAAMSGTRRSTTGPDAGPPGTHRRVSDPDAATSGTHRWTTGPDAGPPAWIELAFDAPCAPREVQLVFDTGLHRHLTLSHHDGYTASKMLWGQPQPETIRDYDIEGFDGSARHTLLQIRNNHQRLRRHLLPNPAPLQTIRITIHATNGLNHARLCEVRVYE from the coding sequence ATGATCCCCCTGAAGCGCCACCCGCTGGAGTGCGACATCCTCGTCGCCGGTGGCGGACCGGCCGGCGTCCCCTGCGCCATCGCCGCCGCGCGCAACGGCGCCCGGGTCATCCTCTGCCAGGACCGCCCGGTGCTCGGCGGCAACGCCTCCAGCGAAGTCCGCATGCACATCGTGGGCGCAAACGGCACCGGCCATTTCGACCGGGGCGAGGAAGGCCGCACGGAAGCCCGCGAAGGCGGCATCATCGAGGAGATCCGGCTGGAGAATTGCGTCCGAAATCCGCAACGCTCGGCGTCCATGTTCGACCTCATCCTCTACGAGAAGTGCCGCGCGGAACCCAACCTCACCCTGCTGCTGAACACCGCCGTCACCGGCGTGGCGATGGAGGGCGGCCGTATCGCCGCCGCAATCGCCGAACGCCAGAGTACGGAGGACGCCTTCTACATCCAGGCCAGGCTCTTCATCGATTGCACGGGGGACGGACGCCTGGGCGTGGAGGCCGGCGCGCGCTTCATGGAGGGCCGCGAGGACCGCGAAGCCTTCGGGGAGTCCCTGGCGCAGGAAACGGCGGACAACAAGCGCCTTGGCTCTACCATCCTGATGCAGGCGAAGAAGCATGATCGTCCCATGCCCTTCACGGCCCCGCCGTGGGCGCGTAAGTTCACCCGCGACGACCTCAAGCTCCGCCTCTACGCCACCCCCGGCGAGGAAGAACCCACCCACGAGTACGGCTACTGGTGGGCCGAGTACGGCGGCGCCCTCGACACGATCAAAGACAACGAAGCCATCCGCGACGAGCTCCTCGCCATCGTCCTCGGCATCTGGGACCACGTCAAGAACGGCCCAGCGGGCACGCCGCCCGGCGCGGACCCCTTCGAGGCCTCCCACTGGGCGCTGGACTGGTTCGGCTTCCTCCCCGGCAAGCGGGAGAGCCGCCGTTTCATTGGCAGGCACGTGCTCACGCAAGACGATCTCATGACCTCCCGCGAATTCCCCGACGCGATCGCCTACGGCGGCTGGTCTATCGACCTCCACCCGCCCGAAGGCATCGACGCACCCGAGACCGAGCCCTGTGTGCAGCACCCCGTGCCCTGGCTCTACGACATTCCCCTCAGCGCCTGCGTCTCGACCAACGTGCGCAACCTCCTCTTCGCCGGCCGCAATATCTCGGCCACCCACGTCGCCTTCGCCTCCACCCGCGTCATGGCCACCTGCGCCGTCGTGGGACAGGGCGTCGGAACCGCCGCGGCCCACGCCATCGCGCGCGGCCTCTCGCTGGACGCCCTCCTCGAATCCCCCGAGAATCTGCGGGCGATCCAGCAGCGCCTCCTGCGCGATGACTGCTTCCTGGTCGGCCGCGAAAACGCCGATCCGCTCGACCGCGCGCGCACCGCCCGCGTAACCGCCTCCAGCGAACAGCCCGAAGGACCCGCCACCGCCGTGGTTTCCGGACAGACCCGCTGCGTCTTCGGCGATCGCGGCGCGCCCCCGGACCGCCGCCAGCCCGGCATGCACCGCTGGATGTCCGATCCAGACGCCGCCATGTCCGGAACGCGTCGGTCGACAACCGGCCCAGACGCCGGCCCGCCCGGCACACACCGAAGAGTGTCCGATCCAGACGCCGCCACGTCCGGAACGCACCGGTGGACGACCGGCCCAGACGCCGGCCCGCCCGCCTGGATCGAGCTCGCCTTCGACGCGCCCTGCGCTCCCCGCGAAGTCCAGCTCGTCTTCGACACCGGCCTCCACCGCCACCTCACCCTCAGCCACCACGACGGCTATACCGCCTCCAAAATGCTATGGGGCCAGCCCCAGCCCGAGACCATCCGCGACTACGACATTGAAGGCTTCGACGGAAGCGCCCGCCACACCCTGCTCCAGATCCGCAACAACCACCAGCGCCTCCGCCGCCACCTTCTCCCCAACCCCGCGCCCCTCCAGACAATCCGCATCACCATCCACGCCACCAACGGCCTCAACCACGCCCGCCTCTGCGAAGTGAGGGTGTACGAATAG
- a CDS encoding transposase, whose translation MFFDDEDRAHYLHLLERYCGEEGLRVVAYCLMTNHIHLVGIPERAESLGRAMKKTQQEHTFYINEKYARCGHLWHGRYFSCPMDLDHSVCAMGYVELNPVRAGMVRFPWEYAWSSCRAHCGEWSGDTLLDLKRWFGHYTAAEWRNSLLVEMENKGFLEQIRRYTRRGTPLGKHEFFRRRLEGG comes from the coding sequence GTGTTCTTCGACGATGAGGATCGCGCGCATTACTTGCATCTGCTTGAACGGTATTGCGGTGAAGAGGGGCTGCGTGTCGTTGCGTACTGCCTGATGACGAACCATATTCACCTTGTGGGTATTCCGGAGCGCGCAGAAAGTCTCGGCCGGGCCATGAAGAAAACGCAACAGGAACATACCTTTTATATTAATGAGAAGTATGCCCGCTGTGGCCATCTCTGGCACGGGAGGTACTTTTCGTGCCCCATGGACCTGGATCATAGCGTTTGCGCCATGGGTTATGTGGAGCTGAATCCGGTTCGTGCGGGAATGGTTCGGTTTCCGTGGGAGTATGCGTGGTCGAGCTGTCGAGCGCACTGCGGAGAGTGGTCCGGCGATACATTGCTGGACCTGAAGCGCTGGTTTGGGCATTACACGGCTGCGGAGTGGCGGAATTCGCTGCTGGTCGAGATGGAGAATAAGGGGTTCCTGGAGCAGATCCGGCGTTATACGAGACGGGGTACGCCGCTTGGAAAGCATGAGTTTTTTCGCCGGCGGCTGGAGGGTGGCTAG